In one window of Alphaproteobacteria bacterium DNA:
- a CDS encoding CoA transferase: MSDDDLAFRGVKVLDASQGVAGPHCGMLLAQHGADVVKLEPLAGDWGRAIGKQHGQHCAHSIPFNRGKKSIALDFKSADGLAIAKKLASEADVILENYRPGVMARFGLDYPGVVKGNPSVVYLSITGFGQEGPNASLPATDSVMQAYSGLMSATRDSGGMPTRVGLLAIDISTGLYAFQAVAPALYRRAMTGKGKRIATSLMEAIGAFQAAKMVEYQLEGDAVLPSGVPVGTFECSDGYININGRRDAHYVAFCKVIGRDDLATDPRYATVAARFENEAELMAIMREGAKKLTVAELHAALNDGGVLNAPVHDYGDYFNDPHVRAVNAVQWIDHADVGRVPFPNIPGLPPARQGDPLAHSPYIGEHSREILRGIGYDDAAIDALGANGAVGIWEQAQAAE, encoded by the coding sequence ATGAGTGACGACGATCTGGCGTTCCGTGGCGTAAAGGTTCTCGATGCCTCGCAGGGCGTGGCGGGGCCGCATTGCGGCATGCTGCTGGCGCAGCACGGCGCCGATGTGGTGAAGCTGGAACCGCTGGCGGGCGACTGGGGCCGGGCCATCGGCAAGCAGCACGGCCAGCACTGCGCGCACAGCATCCCCTTCAACCGGGGCAAGAAGAGCATCGCGCTGGACTTCAAGAGCGCCGACGGACTCGCCATCGCCAAAAAACTCGCCAGCGAAGCGGACGTCATCCTGGAGAACTACCGGCCGGGCGTGATGGCGCGCTTCGGGCTCGATTATCCCGGCGTCGTGAAGGGCAACCCGTCGGTGGTCTACCTGTCGATTACCGGCTTCGGCCAGGAAGGCCCGAACGCCAGCCTGCCGGCGACGGATTCGGTCATGCAGGCCTATTCCGGGCTGATGTCCGCCACCCGCGATTCCGGGGGCATGCCGACGCGTGTGGGGTTGCTGGCCATCGATATCTCCACCGGGCTGTACGCGTTCCAGGCCGTGGCGCCGGCGCTGTACCGCAGGGCGATGACCGGCAAGGGGAAACGGATCGCGACCAGCCTGATGGAAGCCATCGGCGCCTTCCAGGCGGCCAAGATGGTCGAGTACCAGCTTGAAGGGGACGCCGTTCTACCGTCCGGCGTACCGGTCGGCACCTTCGAATGCAGCGACGGCTATATCAATATCAACGGCCGCCGCGATGCCCATTACGTCGCCTTCTGCAAGGTGATCGGCCGCGACGATCTGGCGACCGACCCGCGCTATGCGACCGTTGCCGCCCGCTTCGAGAACGAAGCCGAACTGATGGCGATAATGCGCGAAGGGGCGAAGAAGCTGACCGTGGCGGAACTGCATGCGGCGCTGAACGACGGCGGCGTGCTGAACGCGCCCGTGCATGATTACGGCGATTATTTCAACGATCCGCATGTCAGGGCGGTGAATGCCGTGCAGTGGATCGACCATGCGGATGTCGGCCGCGTGCCCTTCCCCAACATTCCCGGCCTGCCGCCCGCGCGGCAGGGCGATCCGCTGGCGCATTCACCGTATATCGGCGAACACAGCCGGGAAATCCTGCGCGGAATCGGCTATGACGACGCCGCCATCGATGCGCTGGGCGCGAACGGCGCGGTCGGGATATGGGAACAGGCGCAGGCGGCGGAATGA
- a CDS encoding DUF1194 domain-containing protein, producing MRCPGFALILLLGATGVAAAQGSGTSEANKVDVELVLLADASGSIDEAEIRLQRKGYADAITHPKVLNAIRDGLYRRIAVTYVEWGDQYSQEIVVPWTVVDGPESAAKVAKILVETPRLAIGPNAIGAAIAFGQGLIESNDLIGTRRVIDFSGDSANNWGGISIAEARAAASAGAITINGLAIMCRQCNGRPVEYDVEEAFKNNIITGPGSFVVTVDENQSFSEAVLRKFLLEIADNPAPAGKGG from the coding sequence ATGCGCTGTCCGGGTTTCGCACTGATCCTGCTGCTGGGTGCCACGGGCGTGGCCGCGGCGCAGGGAAGCGGCACATCCGAAGCAAACAAGGTCGATGTGGAACTCGTGCTGCTGGCCGATGCATCCGGATCGATCGACGAGGCGGAAATCCGTCTGCAGCGCAAGGGCTATGCGGACGCGATAACCCATCCCAAGGTATTGAACGCGATCCGCGACGGGCTGTACCGGCGTATCGCCGTGACCTATGTGGAATGGGGCGATCAGTATTCGCAGGAAATCGTGGTGCCCTGGACCGTCGTGGACGGGCCGGAAAGCGCGGCAAAAGTGGCGAAGATCCTCGTGGAAACGCCTCGCCTCGCCATCGGGCCGAACGCCATCGGCGCCGCCATCGCCTTCGGTCAGGGACTGATCGAAAGCAACGATCTGATCGGCACGCGCCGGGTGATCGATTTTTCGGGCGACAGCGCCAATAACTGGGGCGGCATTTCGATTGCCGAGGCGCGGGCCGCCGCATCCGCCGGCGCGATCACGATCAACGGGCTGGCCATCATGTGCCGGCAATGCAACGGAAGGCCGGTCGAATACGATGTCGAGGAAGCCTTCAAGAACAACATCATCACGGGCCCCGGCAGTTTCGTCGTGACCGTGGACGAGAACCAGAGCTTTTCCGAAGCGGTGCTGCGCAAGTTCCTGCTGGAAATCGCGGACAATCCGGCCCCCGCCGGCAAGGGCGGCTGA
- a CDS encoding OB-fold domain-containing protein, with product MAEATGPISPLAIYRQHCERGELAYQVCTDDGSVVFYPRLTAPGTASPNLEWRVSKGLGTVYATTTLFPRDKDPYDVSMVELDEGFKMMSRVESIDPMDVKIGMRVKVRMIPGTDKQPSYPVFDPAEG from the coding sequence ATGGCCGAAGCAACCGGGCCGATTTCGCCGCTGGCGATATACCGGCAGCACTGCGAGCGTGGTGAGCTTGCCTATCAGGTGTGCACCGACGACGGATCGGTGGTGTTCTATCCCCGGCTGACCGCGCCCGGCACCGCGAGCCCGAACCTGGAATGGCGGGTCAGCAAGGGGCTCGGCACGGTCTACGCCACAACGACCCTGTTCCCGCGCGACAAGGATCCGTATGACGTTTCCATGGTCGAACTCGATGAAGGCTTCAAGATGATGAGCCGTGTTGAATCCATCGACCCGATGGATGTGAAGATCGGCATGCGCGTGAAGGTGCGCATGATCCCCGGAACGGACAAGCAGCCTTCCTATCCTGTATTCGATCCGGCGGAGGGCTGA
- a CDS encoding dienelactone hydrolase family protein, translated as MYRIETLVVNDSPMEVFVFEPEGAGPFPGMVVAQHIPVGHTGLENDTFTLDVGERMAANGYVTAIPFIFHWWPKTDEMAVKRAGFRDDWTIADLNAAFDFLAAREDVDAARIGLLGHCWGGRVAWVGAATNPRYRAMTMLYGGRVRLPMGGIPAIELVDRIKCPVLGIFGNEDQSPSPEDVDVMDAALTGAGVEHTFHRYDGAGHGFQDYTNPDRFREGPAKDAWGKLLAFFEKELK; from the coding sequence ATGTACAGGATCGAAACGCTGGTTGTGAACGACAGCCCCATGGAGGTCTTCGTCTTCGAACCGGAAGGCGCGGGGCCGTTTCCCGGCATGGTCGTGGCGCAGCATATTCCCGTCGGGCACACCGGGCTGGAAAACGATACGTTCACGCTGGATGTCGGCGAAAGAATGGCGGCGAACGGCTATGTCACGGCAATTCCGTTCATCTTCCACTGGTGGCCGAAGACGGACGAGATGGCGGTCAAGCGTGCGGGTTTTCGCGACGACTGGACCATCGCGGACCTGAACGCCGCCTTCGATTTCCTGGCGGCGCGGGAGGATGTGGATGCCGCGCGCATCGGATTGCTGGGCCACTGCTGGGGCGGTCGGGTCGCCTGGGTCGGCGCCGCGACCAACCCCCGGTACCGGGCCATGACGATGCTGTATGGCGGGCGGGTCCGGCTGCCCATGGGCGGCATTCCCGCCATCGAACTGGTGGACCGGATCAAGTGCCCGGTGCTGGGCATCTTCGGCAACGAGGACCAGAGCCCCTCGCCGGAAGACGTCGATGTCATGGACGCGGCGTTGACCGGCGCCGGCGTCGAACACACATTCCATCGGTATGACGGCGCCGGCCACGGGTTTCAGGATTATACGAATCCGGACCGCTTCCGCGAAGGACCGGCGAAAGACGCCTGGGGCAAACTGTTGGCCTTTTTTGAAAAGGAGCTGAAATAG
- a CDS encoding 3-hydroxyacyl-CoA dehydrogenase NAD-binding domain-containing protein has product MAELVKFSKQGAIGIITVDNPPVNALSPGVPEGIIECVNQGNADPEVKAMVFTGAGRAFIAGADIKHLGKPKTEAGLTYRPIIDDSSKPIVAAIHGFALGGGLETALSCQYRIAAKSAKVGLPEVTLGVLPGGGGTQRLPRIVGPKKALELITTGRHIPAPEACELGILDRVVADDDLQSAAIAFAAEIADVRPLPRIRDRDEKLAEAKADPGMFDAARKTVERRARGQIAPLQAIKCVEAAVTLPFDEGLQRERDLFDEIANLDQGKAMRYAFFAQRQANKIPDIGKDIAARNVDSAAVIGSGTMGGGIAMVFADAGIPVKLLDMSQEALDYGIARITANYETSVKRGSMPAEDLPKRLALIEPVLDFNAIRNVDMVIEAVYEEMNVKKAVFARLDEIMKPDAVLATNTSTLDIDEIAGATNRPESVIGTHFFSPANVMKLLEIVRGKATGKDIVATCTKLSRRLDKVGVVCGNCDGFLANRSRGPFGTEMNILVEEGATPQQVDRVMVEFGYPMGPFAVADLAGLDISYAVRKYRASLNPNGYRKLPIPDKLVEMGRHGQKTRAGWYLYKEGDRTPWPDPLVTEVIAGVVKDLAIEQREFTDDEILQRLLFASVNEAAKIIEEGIAYRASDVDVMWVNGFGFPRYKGGLMYWADGIGVKNIHDTMLQWQDRYGDRWKPAKLISDLAAAGKGFLAA; this is encoded by the coding sequence ATGGCCGAACTGGTGAAATTTTCAAAACAGGGCGCGATCGGAATCATCACGGTCGATAATCCCCCGGTCAACGCGTTGAGCCCCGGGGTACCGGAAGGCATTATCGAATGCGTCAACCAGGGCAATGCCGACCCCGAAGTGAAGGCCATGGTGTTCACCGGGGCCGGGCGCGCCTTTATCGCCGGCGCGGATATCAAGCACCTGGGCAAGCCCAAGACCGAGGCCGGCCTGACCTATCGCCCGATCATCGACGACAGTTCGAAACCGATCGTCGCCGCGATCCACGGTTTCGCGCTGGGCGGCGGGCTGGAAACCGCCCTGTCCTGCCAGTACCGGATTGCCGCGAAAAGCGCCAAAGTCGGCCTGCCGGAAGTCACGCTGGGCGTGCTGCCGGGCGGCGGCGGCACCCAGCGGCTGCCCCGTATCGTCGGCCCGAAGAAGGCGCTGGAACTGATCACCACGGGCCGTCATATCCCGGCCCCGGAAGCCTGCGAACTGGGCATTCTGGACCGGGTGGTCGCGGACGACGACCTGCAATCCGCCGCCATCGCCTTCGCGGCGGAAATCGCCGATGTCCGGCCGCTGCCGCGCATTCGCGACCGTGACGAAAAACTGGCCGAGGCGAAAGCCGATCCGGGCATGTTCGACGCCGCGCGAAAGACGGTGGAACGACGGGCGCGCGGCCAGATCGCGCCATTGCAGGCGATCAAATGCGTCGAGGCCGCGGTGACCCTGCCCTTCGATGAGGGCCTGCAGCGGGAACGCGACCTGTTCGACGAAATCGCCAATCTCGACCAGGGCAAGGCGATGCGCTACGCGTTCTTCGCCCAGCGCCAGGCCAACAAGATTCCCGATATCGGCAAGGACATCGCCGCGCGCAATGTCGACAGCGCCGCGGTGATCGGTTCCGGCACCATGGGCGGCGGCATCGCCATGGTTTTCGCCGATGCCGGCATTCCGGTGAAGCTGCTGGATATGAGCCAGGAGGCGCTGGATTACGGTATCGCCAGGATCACGGCCAATTACGAAACCAGCGTGAAACGCGGCAGCATGCCGGCGGAAGACCTGCCCAAACGCCTCGCGCTCATTGAACCGGTGCTCGACTTCAACGCGATCCGGAACGTCGATATGGTCATCGAGGCCGTTTACGAGGAAATGAACGTCAAGAAGGCGGTCTTCGCCCGGCTGGACGAGATCATGAAACCGGATGCGGTGCTGGCGACGAACACCTCGACCCTGGATATCGATGAAATCGCCGGCGCGACCAACCGGCCGGAATCGGTGATCGGCACGCATTTCTTCAGCCCGGCCAATGTCATGAAGCTGCTGGAAATCGTGCGCGGCAAGGCGACGGGCAAGGATATCGTCGCCACCTGCACGAAACTGTCCCGGCGGCTCGACAAGGTCGGCGTGGTGTGCGGCAATTGCGACGGGTTCCTGGCCAACCGCAGCCGCGGGCCCTTCGGCACCGAAATGAACATCCTGGTCGAGGAAGGGGCGACGCCGCAGCAGGTCGACCGGGTCATGGTCGAATTCGGCTATCCGATGGGCCCCTTCGCGGTCGCCGACCTCGCCGGGCTGGACATCAGCTACGCGGTCCGCAAATACCGCGCCTCGCTGAACCCGAACGGTTACCGCAAGCTGCCGATTCCCGACAAGCTGGTCGAAATGGGCCGTCACGGCCAGAAGACTCGCGCCGGCTGGTATCTGTACAAGGAAGGCGACCGCACCCCCTGGCCCGACCCGCTGGTGACCGAGGTTATCGCCGGCGTCGTGAAGGACCTGGCCATCGAGCAGCGCGAATTCACCGATGACGAAATCCTGCAGCGGCTGCTGTTTGCCTCGGTCAACGAAGCGGCGAAGATCATCGAGGAGGGCATCGCCTACCGCGCCAGCGATGTGGACGTCATGTGGGTCAACGGCTTCGGCTTTCCGCGCTACAAGGGCGGGCTGATGTACTGGGCCGACGGCATCGGCGTGAAAAATATCCACGACACGATGCTGCAATGGCAGGACCGCTACGGCGACCGCTGGAAACCGGCGAAACTGATCAGCGACCTCGCGGCGGCGGGCAAGGGATTTCTGGCGGCGTAG
- a CDS encoding type II toxin-antitoxin system RelE/ParE family toxin has translation MFSLHIQTLAEQDIIDIWRYSFENWGERQADRYHDQLTAAFRLIAENPEIGVRCNEVRPGYRKFPANRHLILYRISDATIHIIRVLGADMDYEAQL, from the coding sequence ATGTTCAGTCTTCATATCCAGACTCTGGCGGAGCAGGATATTATCGATATCTGGCGATACTCTTTCGAGAACTGGGGCGAGCGACAAGCAGACAGATACCACGACCAATTGACGGCAGCGTTCAGGCTTATCGCCGAAAACCCTGAAATTGGCGTCCGTTGCAACGAAGTCCGGCCAGGTTACAGAAAGTTTCCCGCAAACCGCCATCTGATCCTGTATCGGATCAGCGATGCCACGATCCATATCATCCGGGTCCTCGGTGCGGATATGGACTACGAGGCGCAGTTGTAA
- a CDS encoding phosphonopyruvate decarboxylase has product MATDWPDKLYDQLKAAGVTQFAYVPDAGHATVIDRSLADPDVHSVALTTEEEGVALCAGAHLGGAKAVLLMQSSGSGNCINLLSLIKGGRFPFLTYVTMRGDFGEANSWQIPMGQGTQPALEAMGVTCFRAETPDEVAEITEAALSMVFQSGMSIAVLLTQRLIGAKAFG; this is encoded by the coding sequence ATGGCGACGGATTGGCCAGACAAGCTTTACGACCAGTTGAAGGCGGCCGGGGTGACCCAGTTTGCCTATGTGCCCGATGCGGGGCATGCGACCGTCATCGACAGGTCGCTGGCGGACCCCGATGTGCATTCGGTGGCGCTGACGACGGAGGAAGAAGGCGTTGCGCTGTGCGCCGGGGCGCATCTGGGCGGCGCGAAAGCCGTGCTGCTGATGCAGAGCAGCGGTTCGGGCAACTGCATCAACCTGCTGTCGCTGATCAAGGGCGGGCGGTTTCCGTTCCTGACCTATGTCACCATGCGGGGCGATTTTGGCGAGGCGAATTCCTGGCAGATACCCATGGGGCAGGGCACGCAGCCAGCGCTCGAAGCAATGGGCGTGACCTGTTTCCGGGCCGAGACGCCGGACGAAGTCGCGGAGATCACCGAAGCGGCGCTGTCGATGGTCTTCCAGTCGGGCATGTCGATCGCGGTCCTGCTGACACAGCGGCTGATCGGCGCGAAAGCGTTCGGGTAA
- a CDS encoding thiolase has product MTGLRGKTAIVGTAESDLGLVSPDMTIADLMGQATHRALEDCGLKLFDIDGVFVAASQSRMVGLMLCEYLGLRPRYLDSTQVGGSSFMAHVRHAQAAIESGMCEVALIAYGSTQRSVSRAVASSREPLPYEDPYRPMMPPSAYAMAASRHMYQYGTTREQLAEIAVAARKWALLNPKAWEKEPLSIEDVINARMVSYPFTVRDCCLVTDGGGAVIMTTAERAKDLKHKPAFILGAGETTTHQSISNMPDFTVSGAVESGRQAYTAAGLGATDVDVAVLYDAFTICTLMFLEDLGFCKKGEGGSFVENGGIAPGGRLPVNTNGGGLSYCHPGMYGLLVLIEAARQIHGVCGKRQIENANVTLAHGNGGVFSSQCTVLLGSENTL; this is encoded by the coding sequence ATGACCGGTTTAAGAGGAAAGACAGCCATCGTCGGCACGGCGGAATCGGATCTGGGTCTCGTGTCGCCCGATATGACCATTGCCGATCTGATGGGCCAGGCGACGCATCGCGCGCTGGAGGATTGCGGGCTGAAACTGTTCGATATCGACGGCGTTTTCGTTGCCGCCAGCCAGTCGCGCATGGTCGGGCTGATGCTGTGCGAATATCTCGGCCTGCGGCCGCGCTACCTGGATTCGACCCAGGTCGGCGGCTCGTCCTTCATGGCGCATGTCAGGCATGCCCAGGCGGCGATCGAGTCCGGGATGTGCGAAGTGGCGCTGATCGCCTATGGCAGCACGCAGCGTTCGGTCAGCCGCGCGGTGGCATCGTCGCGCGAACCGCTGCCCTACGAGGATCCCTACCGGCCGATGATGCCGCCAAGCGCCTACGCGATGGCGGCCTCGCGGCATATGTACCAGTACGGCACAACGCGCGAACAACTGGCGGAAATTGCCGTCGCGGCGCGCAAATGGGCGCTGCTGAACCCGAAGGCGTGGGAGAAAGAGCCCCTGTCCATCGAGGATGTGATTAACGCCCGCATGGTCAGCTATCCCTTCACGGTTCGGGACTGCTGCCTCGTCACCGATGGCGGCGGCGCGGTCATCATGACCACGGCGGAACGCGCGAAGGATCTCAAGCACAAGCCGGCCTTCATTCTGGGCGCCGGCGAAACGACGACCCATCAGAGCATTTCAAACATGCCGGACTTCACCGTATCCGGCGCGGTGGAATCGGGGCGGCAGGCCTATACGGCGGCCGGCCTGGGCGCGACCGATGTGGACGTGGCGGTGCTGTATGACGCTTTCACGATCTGCACGCTGATGTTCCTGGAGGATCTCGGTTTCTGCAAGAAGGGCGAAGGCGGCTCCTTCGTCGAAAACGGCGGCATCGCGCCGGGCGGCCGCCTGCCGGTCAATACCAATGGCGGCGGGCTGTCCTACTGCCATCCTGGCATGTACGGCCTGCTGGTGCTGATCGAGGCGGCGCGGCAGATCCACGGCGTCTGCGGTAAGCGGCAGATTGAAAACGCCAATGTCACGCTGGCGCATGGCAATGGCGGCGTTTTCTCCAGCCAGTGCACGGTGCTGCTGGGAAGCGAAAACACCTTGTAG
- a CDS encoding thiamine pyrophosphate-dependent enzyme, with product MNDKSKALGAGRSAGKTATGHLERRAAVKAILGDTSSDDILFITGLAGSKNDVLEAVGPDSKRVYPLFGAMGAAAGMALGLALAQPHKRVVCVTGDGELLMNAGTLATISILNPPNLSILCVDNEHYGETGFQRSHTGLGVDLAKIAEGSGIQAVRTVINEEDIPEASQVLYSGNGTSFVLLKVGVSDPPSVPRNRDAATNKDWFREAVLGKA from the coding sequence ATGAACGATAAATCCAAGGCGCTTGGCGCCGGACGCTCCGCCGGCAAGACGGCGACGGGTCACCTGGAACGGCGCGCGGCGGTCAAGGCGATCCTCGGCGACACGTCCAGCGACGATATCCTGTTCATCACCGGCCTGGCGGGATCCAAGAACGACGTGCTGGAAGCGGTCGGGCCGGACAGCAAGCGGGTCTATCCGCTGTTCGGCGCGATGGGCGCGGCCGCCGGCATGGCGCTGGGCCTTGCGCTGGCGCAGCCGCACAAGCGGGTGGTCTGCGTGACCGGCGACGGCGAACTGCTGATGAATGCCGGTACGCTGGCGACGATCAGCATCCTCAACCCGCCGAACCTCAGTATCCTGTGCGTCGACAACGAACATTACGGCGAAACCGGGTTCCAGCGTTCGCATACGGGGCTCGGCGTCGATCTGGCGAAGATCGCCGAAGGATCCGGCATCCAGGCGGTGCGCACGGTGATCAATGAGGAAGACATCCCGGAAGCCTCGCAGGTGCTCTATTCCGGCAACGGGACATCCTTTGTGCTTCTGAAGGTCGGGGTCAGCGACCCGCCCTCGGTGCCGCGCAACCGCGATGCCGCGACCAACAAGGACTGGTTCCGCGAAGCGGTGCTTGGCAAGGCGTAA
- a CDS encoding type II toxin-antitoxin system prevent-host-death family antitoxin yields MDIYTASDAKREFGELLMKSQKAPVGVTRNGKPVAVILSDSDYRALKLQALRAALIEGEQSDDAGILDMEAIRQKARRLTT; encoded by the coding sequence ATGGATATTTACACCGCAAGCGATGCCAAACGGGAATTTGGCGAATTGCTCATGAAATCGCAGAAAGCCCCCGTCGGTGTGACCCGAAACGGCAAACCCGTTGCGGTCATCCTTTCCGATAGTGACTATCGGGCCCTGAAATTGCAGGCGTTGCGGGCGGCGCTGATCGAAGGAGAGCAGAGCGACGACGCCGGCATTCTGGATATGGAAGCGATCCGGCAGAAAGCCCGGCGACTGACAACCTGA